In Brassica rapa cultivar Chiifu-401-42 chromosome A06, CAAS_Brap_v3.01, whole genome shotgun sequence, a single window of DNA contains:
- the LOC103827652 gene encoding homeobox-leucine zipper protein HAT2 — translation MMMRKEDLGLSLSLGLSQDHTPLQLSQNPNSSISNNLHRFPWNQTFASTSDLGKIDVNSLPTTVDCEEEPGVSSPNSTISSTISGGKRSEREGISEHDDITPDRGYSRGTSDEEEDGGETSRKKLRLSKDQSAFLEETFKEHNTLNPKQKLALAKKLNLTARQVEVWFQNRRARTKLKQTEVDCEYLKRCVEKLTEENRRLQKEAMELRTLKLSPQFYGQMTPPTTLIMCPSCERVAGPSSNHQHNHRPVPINPWVACAAGQVAHGLNFEALRPRS, via the exons ATGATGATGAGAAAAGAAGATCTTGGTTTGAGCCTAAGCTTAGGACTTTCACAAGATCACACACCTCTTCAGCTGAGTCAGAATCCTAACTCGTCCATATCCAACAATCTCCACAGGTTTCCATGGAACCAAACATTTGCTTCTACATCAG ATCTTGGCAAAATAGATGTGAACAGTCTTCCAACAACGGTGGATTGCGAGGAGGAACCGGGGGTATCCTCTCCTAACAGTACGATCTCGAGCACCATAAGCGGCGGGAAGAGGAGTGAGAGAGAAGGAATCTCTGAGCACGATGATATCACTCCGGATCGAGGTTACTCGCGTGGAACCtccgacgaagaagaagacggaGGTGAAACGTCGAGGAAGAAGCTCAGATTATCTAAAGATCAGTCTGCTTTTCTTGAAGAGACTTTCAAAGAACACAACACTCTCAATCCC AAACAGAAGCTCGCTTTGGCCAAAAAGTTGAACCTGACAGCAAGGCAAGTGGAAGTGTGGTTTCAGAACAGAAGAGCAAG AACCAAATTAAAGCAAACGGAGGTGGATTGTGAATACTTGAAGCGATGCGTCGAGAAACTAACGGAGGAGAATCGTCGACTTCAGAAAGAGGCTATGGAGCTTCGAACTCTCAAGCTGTCTCCACAGTTCTATGGCCAAATGACTCCACCGACTACACTCATCATGTGTCCGTCGTGTGAGCGTGTGGCTGGTCCATCATCAAACCATCAACACAATCACCGGCCCGTTCCGATCAATCCGTGGGTTGCTTGTGCTGCTGGTCAAGTGGCTCATGGGCTAAATTTCGAAGCCTTGCGTCCACGATCGTGA
- the LOC103827654 gene encoding pentatricopeptide repeat-containing protein At5g47360 has protein sequence MLRHLIRRRVSPSFQHQPSKLSPLRLLFSTTVSPAERLYNHLQSSTSNLEKELTSSKAKLDASCINEVLTRCRPNQFKLGLRFFIWAGTQSGHRHSPYMYSKACDFLKIRANPDLIKNVVEAYKKDECFVSVKTMRIVLSLCSQAKLADEALWVLRKFPEFELSADTVAYNVVIRLFADKGDLSMGMELMEEMESVDLCPDVMTYTSLINGFCNAGKVEEAWKLAKGMSKNGCVLNTVTYSRILEGVCKCGEMERALELLTEMEKEDGGGFISPNAVTYTLVIQAFVEKKRVRDALMVLDRMGDRGCSPNRVTASVLIQGVLEDGEDVKSLGKLVDKLVKLGGVSLSECFSSATVSLIRLKRWEEAEKMFRLMLVRGIRPDGLACSLVLRELCLLQRYHDCFLLYEEIEKADVVSTIDTDIHSVLLLGLCEQGRSWEAAKLAKSMLGKKMRLKVSQVEKIVEALKKTGDEDLMRRLSTS, from the coding sequence ATGCTACGTCACTTGATCCGTCGTCGTGTCTCTCCCTCATTTCAACACCAACCCTCAAAGCTCTCACCTTTACGATTATTATTCTCCACAACTGTCTCACCCGCCGAGAGACTATACAACCATCTTCAATCATCCACGAGCAACCTCGAGAAAGAACTAACCTCTTCGAAGGCCAAACTCGACGCGTCTTGTATCAACGAGGTATTAACAAGATGCCGACCAAACCAATTTAAGTTAGGTCTTAGGTTTTTCATATGGGCAGGAACTCAATCCGGACACAGACACAGTCCTTACATGTATTCCAAAGCTTGCGACTTTCTTAAAATTAGAGCTAACCCAGATCTGATTAAGAACGTTGTTGAAGCCTATAAGAAAGATGAATGCTTTGTTAGTGTTAAGACCATGAGGATCGTTCTGTCTCTTTGTAGCCAAGCGAAGCTCGCTGATGAGGCGTTGTGGGTGTTGAGGAAGTTCCCTGAGTTCGAGTTATCTGCAGACACCGTTGCGTATAATGTAGTGATTAGGCTGTTTGCTGATAAGGGTGATCTGAGTATGGGTATGGAGTTGATGGAAGAGATGGAAAGTGTTGATCTTTGTCCTGATGTGATGACTTATACGTCTTTGATCAATGGGTTTTGCAATGCGGGTAAGGTTGAGGAAGCGTGGAAGCTGGCTAAGGGGATGAGTAAGAACGGATGCGTGCTTAACACCGTGACGTATTCGAGGATTCTGGAAGGAGTTTGCAAGTGTGGTGAGATGGAGAGGGCGTTAGAGTTGTTGACAGAGATGGAGAAAGAAGATGGTGGTGGGTTTATTAGTCCTAATGCGGTTACTTATACTTTGGTGATTCAAGCTTTTGTTGAGAAGAAGCGGGTTCGAGATGCGTTGATGGTATTGGATAGAATGGGAGATAGAGGATGCTCGCCGAATCGTGTTACCGCTAGTGTTTTGATCCAAGGGGTTTTGGAGGATGGTGAGGATGTTAAGAGTTTAGGTAAGTTGGTCGATAAGTTGGTGAAGCTAGGTGGTGTTTCTCTTTCTGAATGTTTTAGTTCTGCTACTGTGTCGCTGATTCGTTTGAAGAGATGGGAAGAGGCGGAGAAGATGTTCCGTTTGATGTTGGTTCGTGGGATTAGACCTGATGGTCTTGCGTGCAGTCTTGTTCTGAGGGAGCTGTGTTTGTTGCAAAGGTATCATGATTGTTTCCTTCTGTATGAGGAGATTGAGAAGGCGGATGTGGTGTCAACGATAGACACGGATATACACTCTGTTCTTTTGCTTGGTCTATGCGAACAAGGGCGGTCTTGGGAAGCTGCAAAGCTTGCGAAATCGATGCTTGGTAAGAAAATGAGGTTGAAAGTTTCTCAGGTTGAGAAAATcgttgaagctttgaagaagaCTGGTGATGAAGATCTCATGCGTCGTCTCTCTACCAGTTAA
- the LOC103827653 gene encoding uncharacterized protein LOC103827653 isoform X1: MVNLPGGCTNGKQFSNYVNERVRECIQRYMSKEETARHLRDRYQIAYGCTEIAWGNIERWNPEFFRTYFENGAPNATALAKLAKETALAQLKEETGSYSPPKGESDKAPRLCSDTRAREQEQQVRESARSQVPEDAAYAHDGNPIAFVEQSSSKAGQSQALEKQTLQASRQQQPVYPTAEFWQNLSTTLGRIQCNTDQMVKLMTDGHGFAAHPSAVGSSKRRRVEREKERGDTVEAEKLQDQNLQLPEQTHGESRGTNAAKKH; the protein is encoded by the exons ATGGTGAATCTTCCTGGAGGTTGTACGAATGGAAAGCAATTCTCCAATTAC GTTAATGAAAGAGTCAGGGAATGCATCCAGAGGTACATGAGCAAGGAAGAAACTGCGAGACATCTACGTGATCGATATCAAATCGCATACGGATGCACAGAGATAG CTTGGGGTAATATTGAAAGATGGAATCCAGAATTCTTCAGAACTTACTTTGAGAACGGTGCACCAA ATGCAACAGCTCTTGCTAAACTGGCAAAAGAAACCGCTCTTGCTCAATTAAAAGAAGAAACTGGATCTT ATTCGCCACCAAAGGGAGAGTCAGATAAGGCACCGCGTTTGTGCTCTGATACAAGGGCCAGAGAACAAGAGCAACAAG TAAGGGAGTCTGCTCGAAGCCAAGTGCCTGAAGATGCTGCTTATGCACATGATGGTAATCCCATAGCCTTTGTGGAGCAGAGTTCAAGTAAAGCAGGGCAGTCCCAAGCTCTAGAGAAACAAACGCTTCAAGCCTCTCGTCAGCAGCAGCCAGTTTATCCCA CAGCCGAATTTTGGCAGAATCTTTCGACTACTTTAGGTCGGATTCAGTGCAATACAGACCAGATGGTTAAGCTAATGACTGATGGACATGGATTTGCAGCACATCCTTCTGCTGTGGGATCCTCCAAGAGACGGCGAGTTGAGCGGGAGAAAGAGAGAGGTGACACTGTCGAAGCAGAGAAGCTGCAGGATCAGAATCTACAACTGCCAGAGCAAACGCATGGAGAATCTCGGGGAACCAACGCTGCGAAGAAACACTAG
- the LOC103827653 gene encoding uncharacterized protein LOC103827653 isoform X2: MVNLPGGCTNGKQFSNYVNERVRECIQRYMSKEETARHLRDRYQIAYGCTEIAWGNIERWNPEFFRTYFENGAPNSPPKGESDKAPRLCSDTRAREQEQQVRESARSQVPEDAAYAHDGNPIAFVEQSSSKAGQSQALEKQTLQASRQQQPVYPTAEFWQNLSTTLGRIQCNTDQMVKLMTDGHGFAAHPSAVGSSKRRRVEREKERGDTVEAEKLQDQNLQLPEQTHGESRGTNAAKKH, encoded by the exons ATGGTGAATCTTCCTGGAGGTTGTACGAATGGAAAGCAATTCTCCAATTAC GTTAATGAAAGAGTCAGGGAATGCATCCAGAGGTACATGAGCAAGGAAGAAACTGCGAGACATCTACGTGATCGATATCAAATCGCATACGGATGCACAGAGATAG CTTGGGGTAATATTGAAAGATGGAATCCAGAATTCTTCAGAACTTACTTTGAGAACGGTGCACCAA ATTCGCCACCAAAGGGAGAGTCAGATAAGGCACCGCGTTTGTGCTCTGATACAAGGGCCAGAGAACAAGAGCAACAAG TAAGGGAGTCTGCTCGAAGCCAAGTGCCTGAAGATGCTGCTTATGCACATGATGGTAATCCCATAGCCTTTGTGGAGCAGAGTTCAAGTAAAGCAGGGCAGTCCCAAGCTCTAGAGAAACAAACGCTTCAAGCCTCTCGTCAGCAGCAGCCAGTTTATCCCA CAGCCGAATTTTGGCAGAATCTTTCGACTACTTTAGGTCGGATTCAGTGCAATACAGACCAGATGGTTAAGCTAATGACTGATGGACATGGATTTGCAGCACATCCTTCTGCTGTGGGATCCTCCAAGAGACGGCGAGTTGAGCGGGAGAAAGAGAGAGGTGACACTGTCGAAGCAGAGAAGCTGCAGGATCAGAATCTACAACTGCCAGAGCAAACGCATGGAGAATCTCGGGGAACCAACGCTGCGAAGAAACACTAG
- the LOC103827653 gene encoding uncharacterized protein LOC103827653 isoform X3, whose amino-acid sequence MVNLPGGCTNGKQFSNYVNERVRECIQRYMSKEETARHLRDRYQIAYGCTEIAWGNIERWNPEFFRTYFENGAPNATALAKLAKETALAQLKEETGSYSPPKGESDKAPRLCSDTRAREQEQQVRESARSQVPEDAAYAHDGNPIAFVEQSSSKAGQSQALEKQTLQASRQQQPVYPTHPSAVGSSKRRRVEREKERGDTVEAEKLQDQNLQLPEQTHGESRGTNAAKKH is encoded by the exons ATGGTGAATCTTCCTGGAGGTTGTACGAATGGAAAGCAATTCTCCAATTAC GTTAATGAAAGAGTCAGGGAATGCATCCAGAGGTACATGAGCAAGGAAGAAACTGCGAGACATCTACGTGATCGATATCAAATCGCATACGGATGCACAGAGATAG CTTGGGGTAATATTGAAAGATGGAATCCAGAATTCTTCAGAACTTACTTTGAGAACGGTGCACCAA ATGCAACAGCTCTTGCTAAACTGGCAAAAGAAACCGCTCTTGCTCAATTAAAAGAAGAAACTGGATCTT ATTCGCCACCAAAGGGAGAGTCAGATAAGGCACCGCGTTTGTGCTCTGATACAAGGGCCAGAGAACAAGAGCAACAAG TAAGGGAGTCTGCTCGAAGCCAAGTGCCTGAAGATGCTGCTTATGCACATGATGGTAATCCCATAGCCTTTGTGGAGCAGAGTTCAAGTAAAGCAGGGCAGTCCCAAGCTCTAGAGAAACAAACGCTTCAAGCCTCTCGTCAGCAGCAGCCAGTTTATCCCA CACATCCTTCTGCTGTGGGATCCTCCAAGAGACGGCGAGTTGAGCGGGAGAAAGAGAGAGGTGACACTGTCGAAGCAGAGAAGCTGCAGGATCAGAATCTACAACTGCCAGAGCAAACGCATGGAGAATCTCGGGGAACCAACGCTGCGAAGAAACACTAG
- the LOC103827656 gene encoding palmitoyl-protein thioesterase 1, translating to MEKQRFGLAAAVVFLALVQVSVSVPFIVLHGIAAACSEGKEANFTQLLSNFSGSPGFCLEVGNGELDSWFMPLAKQAEIACEKVKQMKELRQGYNIVGRSQGNLVARGLIEFCDGGPPVYNYVSLAGPHAGISSVPMCGSGLWCEIADELIKSDIYSDFIQDHLAPSGYLKIPTEMKKYLESSKYLPKLNNEIPNQRNSTYKERFASLHNLVLIKFEDDKVIVPKDSSWFGFYPDGDFGPLLTVRETKLFQEDWIGLKPLIDTGKVEFVSIDGAHLKISNIDIVKYVVPHLQNRPSSEQKRFNRKTKEPLHT from the exons ATGGAGAAGCAGCGTTTTGGACTTGCGGCTGCGGTTGTATTCTTAGCATTGGTTCAAGTCTCTGTATCGGTTCCGTTTATAGTGCTTCATGGAATCGCAGCTGCATGTTCTGAGGGGAAAGAAGCTAACTTCACACAGCTTCTCTCTAACTTCTCTGGCTCTCCTGGTTTCTGCCT AGAAGTTGGAAATGGAGAACTCGATTCATGGTTCATGCCACTTGCGAAACAAGCGGAAATAGCGTGTGAGAAAGTGAAGCAAATGAAAGAGTTGCGTCAAGGATACAACATTGTTGGAAGATCTCAG GGGAATCTAGTGGCTAGAGGCTTGATTGAGTTCTGCGATGGTGGACCTCCGGTTTACAACTATGTATCTTTAGCAGGTCCTCATGCTGGAATCTCCTCTGTTCCTATGTGTGGT TCTGGATTATGGTGTGAAATAGCAGATGAGCTGATCAAGTCAGATATTTATAGCGACTTCattcaa GATCATCTTGCTCCTAGTGGCTATCTCAAAATCCCTACG GAAATGAAAAAGTACCTGGAAAGTTCCAAGTATCTACCTAAGCTTAACAATGAGATACCAAACCAAAGAAACTCCACTTACAAAGAACGTTTCGCCAGCTTACACAACTTGGTTCTTATCAAG TTTGAGGACGATAAGGTCATTGTTCCAAAAGATTCGTCTTGGTTCGGGTTTTACCCGGATGGTGATTTCGGACCTCTTCTCACCGTTCGAGAGACAAAACTCTTTCAAGAGGACTGGATCGGTCTGAAACCATTGATTGATACTGGGAAAGTGGAGTTTGTGAGTATAGATGGCGCACACCTCAAAATATCGAATATTGATATCGTCAAATACGTTGTGCCTCATCTCCAAAACCGACCTTCTTCCGAACAAAAAAGATTCAACCGCAAAACGAAGGAGCCTTTGCATacttaa
- the LOC103827657 gene encoding deSI-like protein At4g17486 yields the protein MRVLGLSSSLCSTDEKEVEEMVGDSSSLTPVYLNVYDLTPVNNYLYWFGLGIFHSGIEAHGFEYGYGAHEYSSSGVFEVEPRNCPGFIFRRSVLLGTTSMSPSDFRSFMEKLSRKYHGDTYHLIAKNCNHFTEEVCLQVTGKPIPGWINRMARVGSFCNCILPESIQLSTVGQPEALEFSDDNDGSEESVASSLSDETDGEGQDHHLITAPNSDIAYLQDRPVRLARELLQEPSDGSPMLKRS from the exons ATGCGGGTGCTTGGTTTGAGCTCAAGCTTATGCTCTACTGATGAGAAGGAGGTTGAAGAGATGGTTGGAGACTCCTCAAGTCTCACACCTGTGTATCTCAATGTCTATGATCTAACACCTGTCAACAATTATCTCTATTGGTTTGGTCTTGGCATCTTTCACTCTGGTATTGAAG CTCATGGTTTCGAATATGGATATGGTGCTCACGAATACTCAAGCAGTGGGGTGTTTGAGGTTGAACCTAGGAACTGTCCAGGTTTCATCTTCAGGCGGTCTGTTTTGCTGGGAACCACAAGCATGTCTCCCTCAGATTTCCGCTCATTCATGGAGAAGCTTTCGAGGAAGTATCACGGGGACACGTACCATTTGATTGCCAAGAACTGTAACCATTTCACTGAAGAAGTTTGCTTGCAGGTAACTGGAAAGCCTATTCCAGGATGGATTAACCGGATGGCTCGTGTAG GTTCATTCTGTAACTGTATCCTTCCAGAAAGCATACAGCTCTCAACTGTTGGACAACCCGAAGCCCTTGAGTTCTCTG ATGATAATGATGGATCAGAAGAATCAGTTGCATCTTCTCTCTCGGACGAGACAGATGGAGAAGGACAAGATCATCATCTCATAACAGCACCAAACAGCGACATTGCATATCTTCAAGACAGACCAGTGCGACTTGCCCGTGAGCTCCTACAAGAACCAAGCGATGGGTCTCCTATGTTGAAGCGGTCTTGA
- the LOC103827658 gene encoding nudix hydrolase 8 gives MDSVSLSEVTVMRRTHLGFMHSFTQPFSGVTISPKFCHSKVVGSRAISSSVSSTKSQYVYGESLAATADSDYKMNGLTLKNRISSVKERLLLDAFDDEYGGVVVDHGRLPSSPTVFTSMLQSSLSDWRRKGKKGVWLKLPVEQSELVPVAVKQGFEYHHAEKGYVMLTYWIPEEEPCMLPGNASHQVGVGGFVLNQYKEVLVVQEKYCTSSNTGLWKLPTGFINESEEIFSGAVREVKEETGVDTDFLEVIAFRHAHNVAFEKSDLFFICMLKPLSDKIIIDNLEIKAAKWMPLVEFVEQPMIKGDKMFKRVIEICEARLRHRYCGLSPHRLVSAFDGRPSSLYYNVVDDDDPSHSNCTAEFY, from the exons ATGGATTCTGTTTCCCTTTCTGAGGTTACTGTGATGAGAAGAACACATTTGGGATTTATGCACAGTTTCACACAACCATTTTCAGGTGTTACAATATCTCCCAAGTTCTGCCACTCCAAAG TTGTTGGATCAAGGGCAATATCTTCAAGTGTTTCCAGTACAAAGAGCCAATATGTATATGGAGAAAGCTTAGCTGCAACTGCAGATTCAGATTATAAGATGAATGGACTAACCCTAAAAAACAGAATCAGTTCTGTTAAAGAAAGATTATTACTTGATGCTTTTGATGATGAGTATGGTGGAGTAGTAGTTGATCATGGAAGATTACCATCAAGCCCTACCGTTTTCACATCAATGCTTCAAAGCTCTCTATCGGATTGGAGGAGAAAG ggAAAGAAAGGAGTTTGGTTGAAGTTACCTGTGGAACAATCTGAATTAGTCCCAGTTGCTGTAAAG CAAGGATTTGAGTATCATCATGCGGAGAAAGGATATGTGATGTTAACTTATTGGATACCAGAGGAGGAGCCTTGTATGCTTCCTGGAAATGCTTCACATCAAGTTGGTGTTGGAGGTTTTGTCTTAAACCAATATAAAGAG GTACTTGTGGTGCAAGAAAAGTATTGTACTTCCTCGAACACAGGTCTATGGAAGTTGCCAACTGGATTTATTAATGAATCAGAAGAGATCTTCTCTGGCGCTGTAAGAGAAGTCAAGGAAGAAACTGGG GTAGATACAGATTTCTTAGAGGTTATAGCTTTCAGACATGCTCACAACGTCGCGTTTGAGAAGTCTGATCTGTTCTTCATCTGTATGTTGAAACCACTCTCTGATAAGATCATCATCGACAATCTTGAGATCAAAGCCGCAAAG TGGATGCCATTGGTGGAGTTTGTGGAGCAACCGATGATAAAAGGAGACAAAATGTTTAAGAGAGTGATTGAAATATGTGAAGCGAGACTAAGACATCGTTACTGTGGTCTTTCTCCTCATCGACTTGTATCTGCTTTTGATGGCAGGCCTTCTTCTCTCTACTACAAcgttgttgatgatgatgatccttCCCACTCCAATTGTACGGCTGAATTTTATTAA